The following coding sequences lie in one Lolium perenne isolate Kyuss_39 chromosome 2, Kyuss_2.0, whole genome shotgun sequence genomic window:
- the LOC139835556 gene encoding uncharacterized protein, protein MTIEEYMSVCPEWAEQHREAWEELIRARWLRQDEEFAAVSRRNMENRGTGGTHCAGNRDYTRFKGKKVAEAPPGVVLHDAQIYDMMWTKQKPNPALPQPQYYGNAKAAKEDYCDMVNSRHPEVDDPLSIPVDEESLVLSGHGRPHGRFPWLNKAVKPTHSTSYTRLKHTLTADSPQPRPRPARPPAYDPDFEAAFEACNEAYQQAAAQWNRQNTAYMTYISEMMISMSTGTPPPARVTVAGDMPIMPSKAAFAATYYGSTPEGTGWSGNQASPGGREVTPVHEGGRSPGRSAGASPSTTPGTTPGASPSTSPGRATGPSPGGSSAASTGAKPRAARFANDVGGHSPPGSFLR, encoded by the exons atgaccattgaggagtacatgtcg gtttgtcccgagtgggccgagcagcatagggaggcatgggaggagctgattagggcgaggtggctcaggcaggacgaggagtttgcagccgtgtcgaggcgtaacatggagaaccgaggcaccggtggcacacactgcgcgggaaaccgcgactacacccgcttcaaggggaaaaag gtggccgaggcaccacctggggtggtgcttcatgatgcccagatatatgacatgatgtggacgaagcagaagcccaatcccgcattgcctcagccacagtactacggcaatgccaaggccgccaaggaggactactgcgacatggtcaattctcgtcaccccgaggtggatgaccccttgagcattccggtcgacgaggagtcgttggtcctgtcggggcacgggcgtccgcatggccgtttcccttggctgaataaggcggtcaagcctacccactccacgagctacacgcgtctcaagcataccctcaccgccgacagcccccagcctcgtccacggcctgctcgtccacccgcctacgat cctgacttcgaggcggccttcgaagcctgcaatgaagcgtatcagcaggccgctgcccagtggaataGGCAGAATACGGCCTATATGACGTATATATCA gaaatgatgatctctatgtctactggtacaccgccaccggctcgagttaccgtggcgggggacatgcctatcatgccatcgaaggcagctttcgctgcgacttactacggatccacaccggag ggaacgggatggtccgggaaccaggcatcgccgggtgggcgcgaggtcacaccggttcatgaaggtggtcggtctcctgggcgttctgctggtgcctctccgtcgactactcctgggactactcccggtgcctctccgtcgacttctcctgggcgtgctaccggtccttctccaggtggttcttctgcagcttctaccggagcgAAACCCCGGGCTGCTCGTTTCGCCAACGATGTGGGCGGACACTCCCCGCCCGGGTCCTTCCTCCGCTAG